The following proteins are co-located in the Micromonospora viridifaciens genome:
- a CDS encoding N-6 DNA methylase, with the protein MQETPTITAAEIARLAGVGRAAVSNWRKRYVDFPAPVGGTAASPEFDLTQVEQWLRAQGKLPELATAERLWRRLAAASESPAAGLAAVGALLLARQRNQRPRRPAGPHLKPLLPDVDALADELGPQGAFDELWQRFSAPGPGRPFATPDDLADLMVGIAGVGGGSVLDPATGSGATLRAAVRAGWTSAYGQELDEDLARLAGLWLALREVPGEICTGDSLRADAFPGRTFDAVVCHPPFGATNWGDEELGQDPRWIVGTTPRTEPELAWAQHALAHLRAGGHAVLLMPPTVASRRAGRRIRAELLRRGALRAIVALPPGAAAPHGVPLHLWVLRRPAPDAPPPARALLVDATGGDLAETYSRVLEVWRDFTATPDGEVEEAGFARAVPVIELLDEEVDLTPARRQPAVVGAATGEHLVRTRERLAAVVGDLPALMPQVTPAPEGPDGQFLTVGELARAGALQLLGPIRAASAEAGQPTAGGPPVLTVQDVLSGESPSGRDDGRQEIRLAVGDVVVPMIARQLTARVVTTEGALLGRNLYLLRPNPAALDSWFLAGQLRTSANEKQASSLSGTLRFDIRRAQVRRLSLDEQRAHGEAFQRLDAFESAIRQTASSGEALVKLVADGLARGYLRP; encoded by the coding sequence GTGCAGGAGACACCGACCATTACGGCGGCGGAGATCGCCCGGCTTGCCGGGGTCGGTCGCGCCGCGGTCAGCAACTGGCGCAAGCGCTACGTCGACTTCCCCGCTCCGGTGGGTGGCACCGCGGCCAGCCCCGAGTTCGACCTGACCCAGGTCGAGCAGTGGCTCCGCGCCCAGGGCAAGCTCCCCGAGCTGGCCACCGCCGAGCGGCTGTGGCGCCGCCTCGCCGCGGCCAGCGAATCCCCGGCCGCCGGCCTCGCCGCCGTCGGTGCCCTGCTGCTGGCCCGGCAACGCAATCAGCGCCCCCGCCGACCAGCCGGCCCGCACCTCAAGCCGCTGTTGCCCGACGTCGACGCGCTCGCCGACGAGCTCGGCCCCCAGGGTGCCTTCGACGAGCTGTGGCAACGCTTCTCCGCGCCCGGCCCGGGCCGCCCGTTCGCCACCCCCGACGACCTCGCCGATCTCATGGTCGGGATCGCCGGCGTCGGTGGCGGCTCCGTCCTCGACCCGGCCACCGGCTCCGGCGCCACCCTGCGGGCCGCCGTCCGCGCCGGCTGGACCTCCGCCTACGGGCAGGAGCTCGACGAAGATCTCGCCCGGCTCGCCGGACTGTGGCTCGCCCTGCGCGAGGTGCCGGGGGAGATCTGCACCGGCGACTCGCTGCGCGCCGACGCGTTCCCCGGCCGCACCTTCGACGCCGTTGTCTGCCACCCCCCGTTCGGCGCCACCAACTGGGGCGACGAGGAACTCGGGCAGGACCCGCGCTGGATCGTCGGCACCACCCCGCGCACCGAACCCGAGCTCGCCTGGGCCCAGCACGCCCTGGCCCACCTGCGGGCCGGCGGTCACGCCGTACTGCTGATGCCGCCCACCGTCGCCAGCCGCCGGGCCGGCCGGCGGATCCGCGCCGAGCTGCTGCGCCGCGGCGCCCTGCGCGCGATCGTCGCGCTTCCGCCGGGGGCAGCCGCGCCGCACGGCGTACCGCTGCATTTGTGGGTGTTGCGGCGGCCCGCGCCCGACGCGCCGCCACCGGCACGGGCGCTGCTGGTCGACGCCACCGGCGGCGACCTCGCCGAGACCTATTCGCGGGTCCTCGAGGTGTGGCGGGACTTCACCGCCACCCCGGACGGCGAGGTCGAGGAGGCCGGCTTCGCCCGCGCGGTCCCGGTGATCGAGTTGCTCGACGAGGAGGTCGACCTCACCCCCGCGCGCCGCCAACCCGCCGTCGTGGGCGCGGCCACCGGAGAGCATCTGGTACGCACCAGAGAGCGGCTGGCCGCCGTCGTCGGCGACCTGCCGGCGCTGATGCCGCAGGTCACGCCCGCCCCCGAGGGCCCGGACGGACAGTTCCTGACGGTGGGGGAGCTGGCCCGGGCCGGCGCGCTGCAACTGCTCGGCCCGATCCGCGCCGCGTCAGCCGAGGCCGGCCAGCCGACAGCGGGCGGGCCGCCGGTGTTGACCGTGCAGGACGTGCTGAGCGGCGAAAGCCCCTCCGGACGGGACGACGGCCGGCAGGAGATCCGGCTCGCCGTCGGGGACGTGGTCGTGCCGATGATCGCGCGGCAGCTCACCGCCCGGGTCGTGACGACCGAGGGAGCGCTGCTCGGGCGCAACCTCTACCTGCTGCGGCCCAACCCAGCGGCACTGGACTCGTGGTTCCTCGCCGGGCAGCTGCGGACGTCGGCGAACGAGAAGCAGGCATCGAGCCTGTCGGGGACGCTGCGCTTCGACATCCGGCGCGCGCAGGTGCGGCGGCTGTCGCTGGACGAGCAGCGAGCCCACGGTGAGGCGTTCCAGCGCCTCGACGCCTTTGAGTCGGCTATCCGACAGACTGCTTCCTCCGGAGAGGCACTGGTGAAGCTCGTGGCGGACGGACTGGCCCGGGGTTATCTTCGGCCCTGA
- a CDS encoding protein kinase domain-containing protein, with translation MTGTNDWVAGRFRLLSAIGKGNMGEVHRAEDMEAPEGSADRIVALKLILRSRSGAIIDTSADSKARQRFEREMRIMGQLDHPNLPRIIAGAADVDELPYIAMEFLDGETLRDLVSEHPQLPISWAAAIGAQIAAGLSAAHTAKIVHRDLKPSNVMLLRTGAIKVLDFGMGRIVDDSDAGRVTSTGVTVGTARYMAPEQFLAAAVTQAADLYALGCVLFELLTGVPPFLSESAHELGQKHREEPVPSIRLLRSDVPGDVARLIERLLAKDPADRPADAVEVRDALLPHAKGADKVPGWEEFDPVRYVTDTGGAASVPALPARPAGGALAESALAGMDVFGVHAQLIRDYRAFTEGGTIIRDDRIATFVEDDLDAKSQWPDPWVSLNPFFASGGSVLELVSQGLLHQECARIFQARKTEGGRSCDGRPLTLHQHQREAIEKAQSGASYVLTTGTGSGKSLSYIVPIVDRVLKARQQEGPKATKRVRAIIVYPMNALANSQLKELDKYLQDGYGPGREPVTYARYTGQESDERRKEIRDSPPDILLTNYVMLELMLTRPDDRRSLIRMAKGLEFLVFDELHTYRGRQGADVALLIRRVREACQAEELQCIGTSATISSEGSIDDQRVVVARVASTLFGTEVTPGNVIGETLVRATAPAPETVSVERLRAPGAPRAYDDLVNDPLARWIETRFGLDEDPAGRLVRQRPAKIERAAAELAEATGLTESVCVKAIRDTLKAGSEARHPVTERPLFAFRLHQFLSKGDTVYVTLEDPLTRHHTRDYQLVLPGPERKILLPVAFCRECGQEYLTVFRSERDGAVVYEPRRDTIATGGRAGDGYLYIDTARPWPTSVERAIEERRLPESWLESDDSGQETVRSSYRDRLPTAVTVDPQGREGRGELAAAFVPSPFLFCLHCGVSYEQIRGKDFAKLATLDQEGRSSATSLVSASIVQSLLSAPAQALDEKARKLLTFVDNRQDASLQAGHFNDFVQITQLRGALYQAAVEAGEDGITHEELAAQVTAALKLRPGDYARGDNLPPLMMRNASKTLRDVVAYRLYLDLERGWRITMPNLEQTGLLVIDYPDLDWIARDQDRWTGTDNRLRDAEPDQRAEIMRVLLNEMSRSLAIDVQYFRDDFDSLQRASEERLIDPWVLSASDRPKVGTAYPQASKPGLDRSGLFLSGRGKFGKYLRRAHFGTALTFDDAQQMIVELLKVLSDGGQVTQVAEAPQRPGRFRRVAGAPLTGYRVSAAALVWRAGRGETGTHDPLTRTYASGDGPRVNTFFRDLYRSAAGTLAGLTAREHTAQVDPAERERREEAFRKAELRLLYCSPTMELGVDISELNAVMMRNVPPTPANYAQRSGRAGRSGQPALVTTYCATGNSHDQYYFRRSERMVAGAVAAPRLDLANEDLVRSHVQAIWLAESGIKLGRTIPETIDISYPEDSRLPNPALPLHDHITAALRDGDSRERAAQAARRVFAGLLPEYAQSSWWDDRWIEDTVRTTPDRFDRAFDRWRDLFRAALVDQAEQNRRVLDHTLSERDRNIAVGRRKEAETQLNLLKNESVDSKSVLSDFNPYRYLASEGFLPGYSFPRLPLAAYVPTTGRRFGDGDYLQRPRFLAIREFGPGALIYHEGARYQVTRIQLPPDAAGDVTTSEARRCDQCGYHHDARHKADRCQMCDVPLGEKTTGLLHLHTVYTRRRERISSDEEERRRAGFRLVTSYRFHDHGARPGRRDAIVADDTGGLATLSYGDSATVRISNVGRVRAKTDEQDGFWLDPADGRWMNERDAGEAAGDSSEMPVVDADGNEKRRKKKVIPYVEDRRNILVLKLDEPVDEPVALSLMYALERGIEAAFELEDSELTTELLPPAQGPRSRMLFTEAAEGGAGVLRLMQSDPRALARAAAEALAICHFTPDGTDLGGPDSDDKDRRCAMGCYDCLLTYGNQLNHRFIDRHLVRDLLLRFAAATAAPTGQGESRTEQLARLTAQSDTALEAKLITWLKERGLRLPDEAQTLVTEALAQPDYVYRLPGVPVAVFVDGPVHDHETVAQRDRDAEERLHDAGWEVIRFPHDADWAAIVDKHRDCFGTSATR, from the coding sequence GTGACCGGGACGAATGACTGGGTGGCTGGCCGCTTTCGTCTGCTGAGTGCCATCGGCAAGGGCAACATGGGTGAGGTCCACCGGGCTGAGGACATGGAGGCACCGGAAGGCTCCGCCGACCGGATCGTCGCGCTCAAGCTGATCCTGCGCAGCCGCTCCGGTGCCATCATCGACACCTCTGCCGACAGCAAGGCGCGGCAGCGGTTCGAGCGCGAGATGCGCATTATGGGCCAGCTCGACCATCCCAACCTTCCGCGCATCATCGCCGGAGCCGCGGACGTCGACGAGCTGCCCTACATCGCGATGGAGTTCCTCGACGGCGAGACCCTGCGGGATCTGGTTTCCGAGCACCCGCAGCTGCCCATCTCCTGGGCCGCCGCCATCGGGGCGCAGATCGCCGCCGGCCTCTCGGCCGCGCACACTGCGAAGATCGTCCACCGGGACCTGAAGCCGTCCAACGTGATGCTGCTGCGCACCGGGGCCATCAAGGTCCTCGACTTCGGCATGGGCCGGATCGTCGACGACAGCGACGCCGGCAGGGTGACGAGCACCGGCGTCACGGTCGGCACCGCCCGCTACATGGCCCCGGAGCAGTTCCTCGCCGCGGCGGTGACCCAGGCGGCCGACCTGTACGCGCTGGGCTGCGTGCTGTTCGAGCTGCTCACCGGTGTGCCGCCGTTCCTCAGCGAGTCTGCCCACGAGTTGGGCCAGAAACACCGCGAGGAGCCCGTCCCGTCGATCCGGCTGCTGCGCTCAGACGTGCCGGGCGACGTGGCGAGGTTGATCGAACGCCTGCTCGCCAAGGACCCGGCCGACCGTCCGGCCGACGCCGTCGAGGTCCGTGACGCCCTCCTGCCCCACGCCAAGGGTGCCGACAAGGTCCCCGGGTGGGAGGAGTTCGACCCCGTGCGGTACGTGACGGACACGGGTGGCGCCGCCAGCGTCCCGGCGCTGCCCGCCCGACCCGCCGGCGGTGCGCTGGCGGAGTCGGCTCTCGCGGGGATGGACGTCTTCGGCGTGCACGCGCAGCTCATCAGGGACTACCGGGCGTTCACCGAGGGCGGCACGATCATCCGGGACGACCGGATCGCCACGTTCGTCGAAGACGACCTGGACGCCAAGTCGCAGTGGCCCGACCCGTGGGTCTCGCTCAACCCGTTCTTCGCTTCGGGCGGCTCTGTCCTCGAGCTCGTCAGCCAGGGCCTGCTGCACCAGGAATGCGCCCGGATCTTCCAGGCGCGAAAGACCGAGGGCGGCAGGTCCTGCGACGGTCGCCCGCTGACGCTGCACCAGCACCAGCGGGAGGCGATCGAGAAGGCGCAGTCCGGCGCGTCCTACGTGCTGACCACCGGCACCGGCTCCGGCAAGTCTCTGTCGTACATCGTGCCGATCGTCGATCGGGTGCTCAAGGCCCGCCAGCAGGAGGGGCCCAAGGCGACCAAGCGGGTCCGGGCGATCATCGTCTACCCGATGAACGCGCTGGCCAACAGCCAGCTCAAGGAGCTGGACAAGTACCTTCAGGACGGCTACGGGCCGGGCCGCGAGCCGGTCACCTACGCCCGGTACACCGGCCAGGAGAGCGACGAGCGGCGTAAGGAGATCCGCGACAGCCCGCCGGACATCCTGCTCACCAACTACGTGATGCTGGAGCTGATGCTCACCCGCCCGGACGACCGGCGGTCGCTGATCAGGATGGCCAAGGGGCTGGAGTTCCTCGTCTTCGACGAGCTGCACACCTACCGAGGACGGCAGGGTGCCGACGTGGCGCTGCTGATCCGCCGAGTGCGCGAGGCCTGCCAGGCGGAGGAACTCCAGTGCATCGGCACGTCCGCCACCATCTCCAGTGAAGGGAGCATCGACGACCAGCGCGTCGTCGTCGCGCGGGTGGCCAGCACCCTGTTTGGCACCGAGGTCACGCCCGGGAACGTCATCGGCGAGACCCTGGTCCGGGCCACCGCGCCGGCCCCGGAGACCGTATCCGTCGAGCGGCTGCGGGCGCCCGGCGCGCCGCGCGCGTACGACGACCTGGTGAACGACCCGCTGGCCCGGTGGATCGAGACCCGGTTCGGTCTCGACGAGGACCCCGCCGGGCGTCTTGTCCGGCAGCGGCCCGCGAAGATCGAGCGCGCCGCCGCCGAGCTGGCCGAGGCCACGGGGCTCACCGAGTCCGTGTGCGTCAAGGCCATCCGGGACACCCTCAAGGCCGGCTCGGAGGCGCGGCACCCGGTCACCGAGCGGCCCCTGTTCGCCTTCCGGCTGCACCAGTTTCTCTCCAAGGGCGACACGGTCTACGTGACGCTGGAGGACCCCCTCACCCGCCACCACACCCGCGACTACCAGCTCGTGCTGCCCGGCCCGGAGCGCAAGATCCTGCTGCCCGTCGCGTTCTGCCGAGAGTGCGGCCAGGAGTACCTGACGGTCTTCCGCAGCGAGCGGGACGGTGCCGTCGTCTACGAGCCGCGCCGGGACACGATCGCGACCGGAGGACGTGCGGGCGACGGCTACCTCTACATCGACACCGCCCGGCCTTGGCCGACCAGTGTGGAACGGGCGATTGAGGAGCGCCGCCTGCCGGAGTCGTGGCTGGAGTCCGATGACAGCGGCCAGGAGACGGTGCGCAGCTCCTACCGGGACCGGCTGCCGACCGCTGTCACCGTCGACCCGCAGGGCCGCGAGGGCCGCGGCGAGCTGGCCGCCGCATTCGTCCCCTCGCCGTTCCTGTTCTGCCTGCACTGCGGCGTCAGCTACGAGCAGATCCGGGGCAAGGACTTCGCGAAGCTGGCCACCCTCGACCAGGAGGGCCGGTCCTCGGCGACCTCACTGGTCTCCGCGTCGATCGTGCAGTCGCTGCTCAGCGCACCCGCGCAGGCGCTGGACGAGAAGGCCCGCAAGCTGCTGACGTTCGTCGACAACCGGCAGGACGCTTCGCTCCAGGCCGGGCACTTCAACGACTTCGTGCAGATCACCCAGCTACGCGGGGCGCTCTACCAGGCGGCCGTCGAGGCCGGCGAGGACGGCATCACCCACGAGGAACTGGCCGCCCAGGTGACGGCCGCGCTCAAGCTACGGCCCGGCGACTACGCGCGCGGCGACAACCTGCCGCCGCTGATGATGCGGAACGCCAGCAAGACGCTGCGGGACGTCGTCGCCTACCGCCTGTATCTGGACCTGGAACGCGGCTGGCGGATCACCATGCCCAACCTGGAGCAGACCGGCCTGCTGGTGATCGACTACCCCGACCTCGACTGGATCGCCCGCGACCAGGACCGATGGACCGGGACCGACAACCGGCTCCGCGACGCCGAGCCCGACCAGCGGGCCGAGATCATGCGGGTGCTGCTCAACGAGATGAGCCGCTCGCTCGCCATCGACGTGCAGTACTTCCGCGACGACTTCGACTCGCTGCAACGGGCCAGCGAGGAGCGGCTGATCGACCCGTGGGTGCTGTCGGCCAGCGACCGACCGAAGGTCGGCACCGCGTACCCGCAGGCGTCGAAGCCGGGGCTGGACCGCTCCGGGCTGTTCCTGTCCGGGCGCGGCAAGTTCGGCAAGTACCTGCGGCGGGCCCACTTCGGCACCGCCCTGACATTCGACGACGCGCAGCAGATGATCGTGGAGCTGCTCAAGGTGCTCAGCGACGGCGGCCAGGTCACGCAGGTTGCTGAGGCCCCGCAGCGCCCGGGGCGCTTCCGGCGGGTCGCCGGGGCGCCACTCACCGGCTACCGGGTGTCCGCCGCCGCGCTGGTCTGGCGAGCCGGCCGGGGCGAGACCGGCACCCACGATCCACTGACCCGCACGTACGCCAGCGGCGACGGCCCCCGGGTGAACACCTTCTTCCGGGACCTCTACCGCAGCGCCGCGGGCACCCTGGCCGGGCTCACCGCCCGCGAGCACACCGCCCAGGTCGACCCGGCCGAACGCGAGCGGCGCGAGGAGGCGTTCCGCAAGGCGGAGCTGCGGCTGCTCTACTGCTCGCCCACCATGGAGCTGGGCGTCGACATCTCGGAGCTCAACGCCGTGATGATGCGCAACGTCCCGCCCACCCCGGCGAACTACGCGCAGCGCAGCGGCCGGGCGGGGCGCTCGGGCCAGCCGGCGCTGGTGACGACCTACTGCGCCACCGGCAACAGCCACGACCAGTACTACTTCCGCCGCTCCGAGCGGATGGTCGCCGGCGCGGTCGCCGCGCCCCGCCTCGACCTCGCCAACGAGGACCTGGTGCGCTCGCACGTGCAGGCGATCTGGCTGGCGGAATCCGGCATCAAGCTGGGCCGCACCATCCCGGAGACCATCGACATCAGCTACCCGGAGGACTCCCGGCTGCCGAACCCGGCCCTGCCGCTGCACGACCACATCACCGCCGCGCTGCGCGACGGCGACTCGCGGGAAAGGGCGGCCCAGGCCGCCCGCCGGGTGTTCGCCGGGCTGCTGCCCGAGTACGCGCAGTCGAGCTGGTGGGACGACCGGTGGATCGAGGACACCGTCCGGACCACCCCCGACCGGTTCGACCGGGCCTTCGACCGCTGGCGGGACCTGTTCCGGGCGGCGCTGGTCGACCAGGCCGAGCAGAACCGGCGCGTGCTCGACCACACTCTGTCCGAGCGGGACCGCAACATCGCCGTCGGCCGCCGCAAGGAGGCCGAGACCCAGCTCAACCTGCTCAAGAACGAGAGCGTCGACAGCAAGTCGGTGCTCTCGGACTTCAACCCATACCGCTATCTGGCCAGCGAGGGCTTCCTGCCCGGCTACTCGTTCCCCCGGCTGCCGCTGGCCGCGTACGTGCCGACGACCGGGCGCAGGTTCGGCGACGGCGACTACCTCCAGCGCCCGCGGTTCCTCGCCATCCGAGAGTTCGGCCCCGGCGCGCTCATCTACCACGAGGGCGCGCGCTACCAGGTCACCCGCATTCAACTGCCGCCGGACGCGGCGGGCGACGTCACCACCAGCGAGGCGCGCCGGTGCGACCAGTGCGGCTACCACCACGACGCCCGGCACAAGGCCGACCGCTGCCAGATGTGCGACGTACCGCTGGGGGAGAAGACCACCGGCCTGCTGCACCTGCACACCGTCTACACCCGGCGCCGCGAGCGCATCTCCTCCGACGAGGAGGAGCGCCGCCGCGCGGGCTTCCGGCTGGTCACCTCGTACCGGTTCCACGACCACGGCGCCAGGCCCGGCCGCCGCGACGCCATCGTCGCCGACGACACCGGCGGCCTGGCCACCCTGTCGTACGGCGACTCGGCGACCGTGCGTATCAGCAACGTCGGGCGGGTCCGGGCGAAGACCGACGAGCAGGACGGCTTCTGGCTCGACCCGGCCGACGGGCGCTGGATGAACGAACGCGACGCCGGCGAGGCGGCCGGCGACTCCAGCGAGATGCCGGTCGTCGACGCCGACGGCAACGAGAAGCGCCGCAAGAAGAAGGTCATCCCGTACGTGGAGGACCGGCGTAACATCCTCGTCCTCAAGCTCGACGAGCCGGTGGACGAACCAGTCGCGCTGTCGCTGATGTACGCCCTCGAACGCGGCATCGAGGCGGCGTTCGAGCTGGAGGACTCGGAGCTGACCACCGAGCTCCTGCCGCCGGCGCAGGGACCGCGCAGCCGGATGCTCTTCACCGAGGCGGCCGAGGGCGGCGCCGGCGTGCTGCGCCTGATGCAGTCCGACCCGCGCGCCCTCGCCCGGGCCGCCGCCGAGGCCCTCGCGATCTGCCACTTCACGCCCGACGGCACCGACCTCGGAGGCCCCGACAGCGACGACAAGGACCGGCGCTGCGCCATGGGCTGCTACGACTGCCTGCTCACCTACGGCAACCAGCTCAACCACCGGTTCATCGACCGGCACCTGGTGCGCGACCTGCTGCTGCGCTTCGCCGCCGCCACGGCCGCCCCCACCGGCCAGGGCGAGTCCCGCACCGAGCAACTGGCCCGGCTGACCGCCCAGTCGGACACCGCGCTGGAGGCCAAGCTCATCACCTGGCTCAAGGAGCGCGGCCTGCGCCTGCCCGACGAGGCGCAAACCCTTGTCACCGAGGCGCTGGCCCAACCCGACTACGTCTACCGGCTGCCCGGCGTCCCGGTCGCTGTCTTCGTGGACGGCCCCGTGCACGACCACGAGACGGTCGCCCAGCGCGACCGCGACGCCGAGGAACGGCTGCACGACGCGGGCTGGGAAGTCATCCGCTTCCCACACGACGCCGACTGGGCGGCCATCGTCGACAAGCACCGGGACTGCTTCGGCACCAGCGCCACCCGCTGA
- a CDS encoding HelD family protein produces the protein MVAESVEEVPDAAELAREQLYFDNAWLHREEMRGTASSIPRAAANSGAAAHMRRYAQARLEQLGSSDDQVAFGRIDDESGEPLYIGRHTIFDDQSEVLVVNWQAKAAIPYYEASYTDPLGLTRKRSFQCTGNTIDSFSDLVFAQLAAAVESLETPPVELSDALLRDLEQVRTGEMREIVETIQAAQFELIRADADQVLVIQGGPGTGKTAVALHRVSWLLYNEHERLTPEQVLVVGPSPTFTRYIRSVLPSLGDANVDQRDIGKLAPAVKADRVEPVDLTRLKGQARMAGLLARGLDQRIGVPDSGNALQVQVNKRAVTLDRDTVTRVVEQVRAMNGSYNERRQILRERLLAVIRDEIRGGFGSARQSQPEGLLDRLWPPLTAASFLRELFGSGARLIAAAGDEFTAAEVAMLQRRPTDRISEERWSHADVALLDEADALINGAPARYGHIVVDEAQDLSPMQLRSIARRSATGSMTIVGDIAQSTGLWSRDSWDEVLEHLPATLPHQIRDLRFGYRVPRQVFELAARLLPQAAPFVEPPQVVRDGPAPEVHRTEIDERAERVVEVATRHAGKGRFVGIVCPDACRKAILQRLDADEVKWSDGRDGQLGQSINLTSPTEAKGLEFDAVIVVEPEEIVSGDPRGHRMLYVALTRTTTHLDIVYSGKLVAGLFGDDDGGDTGEEQPSAPPAVTVPAQTRTGGSNPLSEMVTEMLAKEVAGQIRDACPEKLWSPVLTRVAELLGHPPTAPEAR, from the coding sequence GTGGTTGCGGAGTCGGTCGAGGAAGTGCCGGACGCGGCTGAGCTGGCGCGCGAGCAGCTCTACTTCGACAACGCCTGGTTGCATCGCGAAGAGATGCGGGGTACGGCGAGCTCGATCCCCCGGGCCGCCGCCAACAGCGGCGCGGCGGCCCACATGCGCCGCTACGCCCAGGCCCGGCTGGAACAGCTCGGGTCCTCCGATGATCAGGTCGCGTTCGGGCGCATCGACGACGAGTCGGGTGAGCCTCTGTACATCGGCCGCCACACCATCTTCGACGACCAGTCCGAAGTGCTGGTGGTGAACTGGCAGGCCAAGGCCGCCATTCCGTACTACGAAGCCAGCTACACCGACCCGCTGGGGCTGACCCGCAAGCGCAGCTTCCAGTGCACCGGCAACACCATCGACAGCTTCAGCGACCTGGTTTTCGCCCAGCTCGCCGCCGCTGTCGAGTCGCTGGAGACGCCGCCGGTCGAACTCTCCGACGCCCTGCTGCGCGACCTCGAGCAGGTGCGTACGGGCGAGATGCGCGAGATCGTCGAGACGATCCAGGCCGCCCAGTTCGAGCTGATCCGCGCCGATGCCGACCAGGTGCTGGTCATCCAGGGTGGCCCCGGCACGGGCAAGACCGCCGTGGCGCTGCACCGGGTGTCCTGGCTGCTCTACAACGAGCACGAACGGCTCACGCCGGAGCAGGTCCTCGTCGTCGGCCCGAGCCCGACGTTCACCCGGTACATCCGCAGCGTCCTGCCGAGTCTGGGCGACGCCAACGTCGACCAGCGCGACATCGGCAAGCTGGCGCCCGCTGTCAAGGCCGACCGCGTCGAGCCCGTCGACCTGACCCGGTTGAAGGGCCAGGCGCGGATGGCGGGGCTGCTCGCCCGTGGCCTCGACCAGCGGATCGGGGTGCCGGACAGCGGCAACGCCTTGCAGGTCCAGGTCAACAAGCGGGCGGTCACGCTGGACCGCGACACCGTGACCCGGGTGGTCGAGCAGGTGCGGGCCATGAACGGCAGCTACAACGAGCGGCGGCAGATTCTGCGGGAACGGCTGCTGGCGGTCATCCGCGACGAGATCAGGGGCGGCTTCGGGTCGGCGAGGCAGAGCCAGCCGGAGGGCCTGCTCGACCGGCTCTGGCCGCCGCTGACCGCGGCATCGTTCCTGCGGGAGCTCTTCGGCTCGGGGGCCCGGCTGATCGCCGCCGCCGGTGACGAGTTCACCGCGGCCGAGGTGGCGATGCTGCAGCGACGCCCCACCGACCGGATCTCGGAGGAGCGGTGGAGCCACGCCGACGTGGCGCTGCTGGACGAGGCGGACGCCCTGATCAACGGTGCGCCCGCCCGCTACGGGCACATCGTCGTCGACGAGGCGCAGGACCTCTCCCCCATGCAGCTTCGCTCGATCGCGCGACGGTCCGCGACCGGCTCGATGACCATCGTGGGGGACATCGCGCAGTCGACGGGTCTCTGGTCCCGCGACAGCTGGGACGAGGTGCTGGAGCATCTTCCCGCCACGCTTCCCCACCAGATCCGCGACCTCCGCTTCGGCTACCGCGTACCCCGGCAGGTGTTCGAGCTGGCAGCCCGGCTCCTCCCCCAGGCCGCGCCGTTCGTGGAGCCGCCCCAGGTCGTACGGGACGGCCCCGCCCCGGAGGTCCACCGGACGGAGATCGACGAGCGCGCGGAGCGGGTCGTGGAGGTGGCGACCCGGCACGCCGGCAAGGGCCGCTTCGTGGGCATCGTCTGCCCGGATGCCTGCCGTAAGGCGATCCTGCAGCGTCTGGATGCCGATGAAGTCAAGTGGAGCGACGGCCGGGACGGGCAACTCGGGCAGTCGATCAACTTGACCAGCCCGACGGAGGCGAAGGGCCTGGAGTTCGACGCGGTGATCGTGGTCGAGCCGGAGGAGATCGTCAGTGGCGACCCGCGGGGCCACCGGATGCTCTACGTCGCGCTGACCCGGACCACCACCCACCTCGACATCGTGTACTCCGGCAAGCTCGTGGCCGGCCTGTTCGGCGACGACGACGGCGGCGATACCGGAGAGGAGCAGCCTTCGGCTCCGCCGGCGGTCACGGTTCCGGCGCAGACCCGTACCGGCGGCTCGAATCCGCTCTCCGAGATGGTCACCGAGATGCTGGCGAAGGAGGTCGCAGGCCAGATCCGTGACGCCTGCCCGGAGAAGCTGTGGAGTCCCGTCCTGACCAGGGTCGCCGAGCTGCTCGGCCACCCCCCTACGGCACCGGAGGCACGCTGA